Proteins encoded together in one Thermophilibacter immobilis window:
- a CDS encoding metal-dependent transcriptional regulator — MGKAVGMTPNREDYLKALYKLGGLEGLVSNKQIAEELQVSPASVTEILGKMEREGLIHYEPYKGSRLAEKGVPLAVSLVRGHRLWEVFLMRCLGYSWSEAHEDAELLEHATSPRLEDRLDQFLNYPAYCPHGSAIPRADGQVEDAPTQPLSQLGVGAFSHIRRVTEERELMDYLQENGVQIGSPVLVIDAAAYEGPLTLDLDGRRVQISYKAAGKIYVDQVSGGADSTL; from the coding sequence ATGGGCAAGGCAGTGGGCATGACGCCCAACCGAGAGGACTACCTCAAGGCCCTCTACAAGCTCGGTGGCCTGGAAGGGCTGGTAAGCAACAAGCAGATTGCCGAGGAGCTGCAGGTCTCGCCCGCCTCCGTCACGGAGATACTGGGCAAGATGGAGCGCGAGGGGCTCATTCACTACGAGCCCTACAAGGGCTCCCGTCTCGCCGAGAAGGGAGTTCCGCTGGCTGTCTCCCTGGTGCGCGGGCATCGCCTCTGGGAGGTGTTCCTGATGCGCTGCCTCGGATACTCGTGGAGCGAGGCCCACGAGGACGCGGAGCTTCTCGAGCACGCCACCTCTCCGCGACTGGAGGACCGCCTGGACCAGTTTCTTAACTATCCCGCTTACTGCCCCCATGGCAGCGCGATTCCCCGTGCCGACGGTCAGGTCGAGGATGCTCCCACGCAGCCCCTGAGCCAGCTTGGCGTGGGAGCGTTCTCCCATATCCGCCGCGTGACCGAGGAGCGGGAGCTCATGGACTACCTCCAGGAGAACGGAGTCCAGATAGGGAGCCCGGTCCTCGTCATAGACGCTGCGGCCTACGAGGGTCCGCTCACCCTCGACCTCGACGGTCGCCGCGTTCAGATCAGCTACAAGGCCGCCGGCAAGATCTACGTGGACCAGGTGTCCGGCGGCGCGGATTCGACTCTATGA
- a CDS encoding FeoA family protein: MHGTQISLDQLPMGQSGRVASLKTGGSVKRRMLDLGIVEGTPIEALYRSPSGNPVA; the protein is encoded by the coding sequence ATGCACGGCACGCAGATTTCGCTCGACCAGCTGCCCATGGGCCAAAGCGGCAGGGTCGCGTCCCTCAAGACGGGCGGATCCGTCAAAAGGCGCATGCTTGACCTCGGAATTGTCGAGGGAACCCCGATAGAGGCACTCTACCGAAGTCCCTCGGGCAACCCCGTCGCCTAA